In Equus caballus isolate H_3958 breed thoroughbred chromosome 28, TB-T2T, whole genome shotgun sequence, the following proteins share a genomic window:
- the TOMM22 gene encoding mitochondrial import receptor subunit TOM22 homolog: protein MAAAAAASGPGAPLSPDELLPKGDAEKTEEELEEEDDEELDETLSERLWGLTEMFPERVRSAAGATFDLSLFVAQKMYRFSRAALWIGTTSFMILVLPVVFETEKLQMEQQQQLQQRQILLGPNTGLSGGMPGALPSLPGKL from the exons AtggctgccgccgccgccgcctccggcCCTGGGGCGCCCCTGTCCCCGGACGAATTGCTTCCGAAAGGCGATGCCGAGAAGACTGAAGAGGAGCTGGAAGAGGAGGACGACGAAGAG CTAGATGAGACCCTGTCGGAGAGGCTCTGGGGTCTGACGGAGATGTTCCCGGAGAGGGTCCGGTCCGCGGCTGGAGCCActtttgatctctctctctttgtggCTCAGAAAATGTACAG GTTTTCCAGGGCAGCCTTGTGGATTGGGACCACCTCCTTCATGATCCTGGTTCTTCCTGTCGTCTTTGAGACTGAGAAGTTGCAAATGGAACAGCAGCAGCAACTGCAGCAACGGCAG ataCTTCTAGGGCCTAACACCGGGCTGTCAGGAGGAATGCCAGGGGCTCTACCTTCACTTCCTGGAAAGCTCTAG